CAGTATTCAGAGAACTTGCACTTTTCCAAGATTATCATGGTTTGCCGGAATTCAAGAAGGCAATGGTGGATTTCATGTCTGAAATCAGAGGAAACAGAGTCAGTTTTAATCCAAACAATTTAGTTCTTACTGCTGGTTCAACTCCTGCAAATGAGACTCTCATGTTTTGTCTTGCCAACCCTGGTGAAGCTTTTCTACTCCCGGCTCCTTACTATCCAGGGTTTGATAGAGATCTTAAATGGCGAACCGGAGTTGAGATTGTTCCGATACAATGTTCAAGCTCTAATAACTTTCAAATAACTGAATCAGCACTAGAAGAAGCTTACAAACAAGCACATAAACAGAATTTGAAAGTTAAAGGTGTTCTCATCACAAACCCTTCAAACCCATTGGGAACCACCACCACCCGAGAGGAACTCAATCTTCTTATCAACTTTGTTGATGATAAAAACATCCATATAATCAGCGACGAAATCTATTCAGGGACTGTTTTCGATTCACCTGAATTCGTAAGCATCACAGAAATATTGCAAGAACGAAATCTCCAAGACAGTGATTTATCTGAGCGTGTTCACATTGTCTACAGTCTTTCCAAGGACTTGGGTCTTCCTGGCTTCAGAGTTGGAGCTCTTTACTCCAACAATGAAGACGTCGTGTCCGCTGCCACTAAAATGTCTAGTTTTGGACTCCCTTCTTCACAAACCCAATATCTTCTCTCACAAATGTTATCAGACAAGAAGTTTACAAGCAATTACCTCAAAGAAAACAAGATTAGACTAATGAAGAGACATGATATGCTTGTTTCCGGTCTTAAAAATTCTGCGGGTATTAATTGCTTGGAAAGCAATGCTGGTTTGTTCTGTTGGGTAGATATGAGACATCTGCTAAAGTCTAAAACATTCGAAGCTGAAAAAGATCTATGGAAGAGAATTCTTTTTGAAGCCAAGTTAAACATTTCTCCCGGTGCTTCTTGCCATTGTACTGAACCAGGATGGTTCCGTATGTGCTTTGCCAATATGTCTGAGGAAACCTTAAACCTCTCCATTACAAGGATTAAAGATTTTGTTGAATCATTCAATACAGTGAGTAACGTTAACAGAAGGCAACAACGTAGGTTGCTCAGAAGTCCGAGGATGGGTTTAACGAAATGGGTTATGCGACTATCGGCTTCGGTTTCTCATGATAGTGAACCAGAACGATAATTATATTAGTTAATTAATTTAATCTGTGAAATTTAATTACATTTAAGTATATTTAGTTGATTGGTATTTTAATGTAATTAGTGTAGTAGAGAGCACTCGGACCAATTGGAGTTCGTAGTGGCCCAAACTATGTAATTTTGCCTCAGAAATGTCAAAAACACACTGTTAATTAATTTACTTGTGTTTCAACTCATATTCAACTAGTAATTTTAATCCGTACCAGacaaaattacttaaatccagaATCTCTCATGTGAAACCATTTTAGGAAGTGTAAACGCTAATTTCTTAAGTTGATAGCGAAATTTTAGCTACAAAGATTGATTCTGATAATGGAAAGCGCCGAGATTTGGTTGTCGCTGGCGTTCATTATACCTAATAATTCCTTAATTTATTGACTAATAATGTTGGATTATTTATTCAAATTATGGCCGTGCACTTTATAAAGTATAGATATATGTCTGATCGGCAGGTTCGTTTTTAATTAGATTATTTCATCGGCAGGTAGATTATATGTATTAGTGAAATGTTAGCGTCACTTTCACTTTTTTCGACATATAAAATGAGATTTAATGAACCCATTATAGTGATTATATGTAATTTCCATGTTTACAATTTACTAATAATCAGTTTAGTGAGCCCTCTAAGAGAGGAAATGTGAATTCATTGGTCAAACACTAAATGTGGGCACAAAAGGATCAAATCATTGGTTACACTACTGACCACTGTT
This is a stretch of genomic DNA from Papaver somniferum cultivar HN1 chromosome 1, ASM357369v1, whole genome shotgun sequence. It encodes these proteins:
- the LOC113328949 gene encoding 1-aminocyclopropane-1-carboxylate synthase 8-like: MGLLSRKAACNTHGQDSSYFLGWEEYEKNPYDEKKNPNGIIQMGLAENQLSFDLMESWLAKNPEPAAFKRDGESVFRELALFQDYHGLPEFKKAMVDFMSEIRGNRVSFNPNNLVLTAGSTPANETLMFCLANPGEAFLLPAPYYPGFDRDLKWRTGVEIVPIQCSSSNNFQITESALEEAYKQAHKQNLKVKGVLITNPSNPLGTTTTREELNLLINFVDDKNIHIISDEIYSGTVFDSPEFVSITEILQERNLQDSDLSERVHIVYSLSKDLGLPGFRVGALYSNNEDVVSAATKMSSFGLPSSQTQYLLSQMLSDKKFTSNYLKENKIRLMKRHDMLVSGLKNSAGINCLESNAGLFCWVDMRHLLKSKTFEAEKDLWKRILFEAKLNISPGASCHCTEPGWFRMCFANMSEETLNLSITRIKDFVESFNTVSNVNRRQQRRLLRSPRMGLTKWVMRLSASVSHDSEPER